DNA from Gammaproteobacteria bacterium:
GCGCGTGATATTGCCGTGGCAACCAATGACCTTGGTGGTGCCGCTGAACGTACCTTCGAGAAAGCATTAATTAAGGTGGCCGCACTTCCCAAGGCGGCTGATCGAATTTCAACAAGCGATGCTGTTGGCGAGCAACGAATTGAAGCCATTGGAACTGTCGCCAGCTATTTGGTAAATGAGAAAGCAAGTGTAGAGGAAATTCGGGCGGTACTCGCCCATGGTGCCAAGGATGCCACTACGATTGCTGGACTCCTGCCACGCGCTAAATGCTTCGGCATTCTGGCGCGGGTACATGCTGAATGGGAGGGTACTAGCCAGAACGTCGACGATTATACCGGCAAGATCGCCAAGCTAGTTGCATCAACGCCCGAGGCACAACGAGAAATCATCAACGCTTTAGCCAAGAAAATCCAGGCCGAGGTTCTCGCCGCCAATGGCAAGTTCAATGCGATGAAGGGGAACACGTTGGTAGCCAGGAAAAAATTCCTCGAAGCCATTAAAATGGTCAATACCATTGCAAGCAATGCCGACGACAAGACGGTTAAAAATGAAATAATTCGCTACCGAGTGGATGCGATTAACACCATCGGTCGTTTGATCCAAGCAACTGGGGACAGACAAGCCGCAGCTAAAATTTTCGCCCTGGTGACCGAGGGAATACTAAAAACACCAGCATCTTTGGAGTTTCGCCGTGACTGATTTTACCTCGGTCCATCCTCGGCTCATCAGTCCAGAGAATTCGCGATTCACAGCGGTCCTCGGTCATCGACTAGCTTGTGCTAAATCGAGCCTCGGTGGCTTGTACCGCTCCACGCGCATAACGTCCGGGCCTACCGCCCGTAGCAACTTTACGTTGACAACCGCCCGGCGGGTTTTACGTGATCTTCCGGGTCTTCTTAACACAACCCCTACCCTAGCCATGACCTCAGACTATCGCGAATTCAACGGCGAAACCACCGATCACACTGCCGTGGCTCCCTCTGCTCCGTTTCACTACGCAACCGGGCTGCGGGGTCGTCCTCCATCCTTGGAGTCCTTCAAGGAATAAGCCTACCCAACCACCACAGTATTCTGCATCAACATTAATTTACTTACTCACAACCTTTAATAAAGAAACCAAAATGACCAACTTATTCAGTGAAATCCAGGTGGGCGCTGTGACCGCCCCCAATCGAATATTCATGGCACCCCTGACTCGATGCCGGGCCGATGCCGATCACGTTCCCACCGCGCTGATAGCGGAACATTACGCCCAGCGTGCCAGTGCCGGTCTGCTGATTGCTGAAGCCACTATGGCGATGGCAGGAAACTCCGCCTTCTGGCGGGAACCGGGAATCTATTCACCAGCCCAGATCGCAGGCTGGAAACTAACCACCGATGCCGTACACGCCGCTGGTGGCCGCATCTTCCTGCAGATTTGGCACGGCGGGCGGGCATGTCACCCGTTGCTTAACGACGGTGCTCAACCAGTGGCACCGAGCGCGATTGCGATCACCGGGGATGAAGTCCATACCCCGCAAGGCAAACAGCCCTATGTAGTCCCCCGCGAACTGCGTGATGACGAACTCCCCGTTATTGTCAATGGCTTCACGAAGGCCGCTGAAAATGCCAAGGCCGCCGGATTTGATGGTGTTGAAGTGCATGGTGCCAACGGTTATTTGCTGGATGAATTTTTGCGCGACGGAGCGAATAAGCGCATCGGCCCCTACGGTGGCTCGTTGGAGAATCGCGCGCGTTTGCTGTTTGAAGTCATTGAAGCCGTAAGCCAAATCTGGGGGAGTGACCGGATTGGCCTGCGGATTTCGCCCCTCAACAGCTTCAACAATATGATCGACAGCGACCCTATCGGCCTTGCGGCGTGGCTCGCCGCACGGCTTAATGATTTCAACCTAGCCTACCTGCACCTCATGCGAGGAGATTTCCTGCAACAACAATCAGGCGACGTAGTGACACCAACGCGGGCCAACTATAAGGGCATCCTGATTGGTAACATGGGCTACACCGCCAATGAGGCCATGAGCGCGATTGCCGCAGGGACACTCGACGCGGTTGCCTTTGGAATGGGTTTTTTGGCTAATCCGGATCTGCCCGCCCGGATTAAGGCGGGAGCACCGCTGAACCAGCCCAATCCGGCCACTTTTTATTCTCCCGGGCCTGAAGGCTATACAGATTATCCGACCTGGCGGGTGTAACCCATCATCTATATTGGTTTTTGTACAGCCTTCTGCGGCGGTACAAAAACCACTACCTTGCCCGTCAATGTCTACGCGCGGGAACCCGTGCGGCAACGATAGCGAAGAACGAATGGCACAGGTATTTTCAACCGTAAATTCAAAAAAACCTTCGGTTTTTAAGTTTGAAGCGTTCATTCCCAAGAGTTTCGTTTGCTGGCGCGAAGGCTACAGTCGCAAATTGATCCTCAACGATCTGATTGCTGGTGTTACTGTCGCGATCATCGCCTTACCGCTGTCGCTGGCGCTCGCTATCGGCTCGGGTGTCAGCCCCGAGAAGGGGCTATACACTGCGATTATCGCCGGGTTTCTTACCTCGCTACTCGGCGGTTCGCGCGTGCAGATCGGCGGGCCAGCCGGAGCGTTCATGGGTATCGTCGCCGGCATTGTCGCCAAATATGGTGGCGGCGCGAGCGGTTATCAGGCGCTCGCCATTTGTGCGCTGATGGCCGGCATCATTCTCATCATCATGGGATTGATGCGCCTCGGCTCACTCATCAAGTTTATTCCCTATCCAGTGACGACCGGCTTCACAAGCGGCATTGCCGTAATTATCCTGTCGTCGCAGGTCAACGATTTTCTGGGTCTTTCCGTCGCAACGCATCCAGGATTCATTGAGAAGTGGCAAGCGATTATTTTCGGCCTATCGGACATTAATCCCCTGGCCACTGCTTTCGCCCTAGGATCGATCATTATCATGGTCGCTTTTCGCAAGCTCGCACCCCAGGTGCCAGGAGCGATTGTTGTGGTCGCCATAGCGGCCATCGCAACGGCTGTCTTCGGCATCGACGCTGTTAATCATCCGGGTGGCCTTGAAACCATCGGCACGAAATTCGGTACGCTCCCCGACATGTTGCAAGCCCCAAGCCTACCGATCAAATTGGGCAACTGGGCTGAAGTGAAAAAGGCGTTATCGCAGGCGC
Protein-coding regions in this window:
- a CDS encoding hypothetical protein (Evidence 5 : Unknown function) — encoded protein: MTDFTSVHPRLISPENSRFTAVLGHRLACAKSSLGGLYRSTRITSGPTARSNFTLTTARRVLRDLPGLLNTTPTLAMTSDYREFNGETTDHTAVAPSAPFHYATGLRGRPPSLESFKE
- the nemA gene encoding N-ethylmaleimide reductase produces the protein MTNLFSEIQVGAVTAPNRIFMAPLTRCRADADHVPTALIAEHYAQRASAGLLIAEATMAMAGNSAFWREPGIYSPAQIAGWKLTTDAVHAAGGRIFLQIWHGGRACHPLLNDGAQPVAPSAIAITGDEVHTPQGKQPYVVPRELRDDELPVIVNGFTKAAENAKAAGFDGVEVHGANGYLLDEFLRDGANKRIGPYGGSLENRARLLFEVIEAVSQIWGSDRIGLRISPLNSFNNMIDSDPIGLAAWLAARLNDFNLAYLHLMRGDFLQQQSGDVVTPTRANYKGILIGNMGYTANEAMSAIAAGTLDAVAFGMGFLANPDLPARIKAGAPLNQPNPATFYSPGPEGYTDYPTWRV